In Paenibacillus sp. FSL M7-0420, a single genomic region encodes these proteins:
- a CDS encoding N-acetylglucosamine kinase, which yields MKYFLGVDAGGSKTYAMIADEQGKLLGVGKGGNGNHQLDREQAENSLQQAVSEAIRASGLTRDQLDYSWFGLAGADREADFRILRPIIGRLGLPRTEISCDTWNALRSGTEKNYGIVLICGSGVNCSGKNPSGATYQCGGFGYRFGDFGGGYDLSMEVFRSVLRADDGREQKTVLSGRLTQLLGYSSVSELREDYLDHFRDLPPQIAELLFQAAEEGDAVATGLLVRQGEELGLAAAAAIRRLAMEEDTFDIVLAGSLLTKGDRAGIIRRAIERRVKQAAPDGTLRILTREPVVGSVVLAMESSGLHVNQEVLDHLSQGKEEQLSWGKH from the coding sequence GTGAAGTATTTTTTGGGAGTGGATGCAGGGGGCAGCAAGACCTACGCAATGATTGCAGATGAACAGGGGAAGCTTCTCGGCGTAGGCAAGGGCGGGAACGGGAATCATCAACTGGACCGTGAGCAGGCAGAGAACAGCTTACAGCAGGCTGTATCGGAAGCCATTAGGGCCTCTGGACTGACCAGGGATCAGCTGGATTACTCCTGGTTCGGCCTGGCGGGAGCGGACAGAGAGGCCGATTTTAGAATTTTACGGCCCATCATCGGCCGCCTCGGGCTTCCCCGGACGGAGATTTCCTGCGATACCTGGAATGCGCTGCGTTCAGGGACAGAGAAGAACTACGGAATCGTGCTGATCTGCGGATCGGGCGTGAACTGCAGCGGCAAAAATCCGTCAGGGGCTACCTATCAATGCGGCGGGTTCGGCTACCGGTTCGGGGATTTCGGCGGCGGCTATGACCTGAGTATGGAGGTCTTCCGCAGCGTCCTCAGGGCGGATGACGGAAGAGAACAGAAGACCGTCCTAAGCGGACGCTTAACGCAATTGCTGGGTTATTCCAGTGTCTCAGAGCTAAGAGAGGATTACCTCGATCATTTCAGAGACCTGCCTCCCCAAATTGCGGAGCTGCTGTTTCAGGCGGCGGAGGAAGGGGATGCGGTGGCCACGGGACTGCTGGTCAGGCAGGGAGAGGAGTTGGGTCTGGCGGCGGCAGCGGCTATCCGCCGGTTGGCTATGGAGGAGGATACCTTCGACATCGTGCTTGCAGGCAGCCTGCTGACCAAGGGAGACCGTGCGGGCATCATCCGCCGGGCCATTGAGCGAAGAGTGAAGCAGGCGGCTCCGGACGGCACATTAAGGATTTTAACCCGGGAGCCGGTTGTAGGATCGGTCGTTCTGGCGATGGAAAGCAGCGGGTTGCATGTGAATCAGGAGGTTCTTGATCATCTATCACAGGGTAAGGAGGAGCAATTATCATGGGGGAAACATTGA
- a CDS encoding LacI family DNA-binding transcriptional regulator, which produces MNIHDVAKKSGLSVVTVSRVLNNSPSVREGNRQKVLNAIEELNYQPNSAARSLVRGKTGVIGMSINNFNDSFYDRVIRVVNRKLAEQGYFLALSIAENDDDGVNFLFQKDRVDGIILLSPLEEKEYVEELKRKNIPVVLLDNQFQHEDVPSVLVDNYQGGYEATRHLISLGHTQIAYIGGPSEFLSVTERKRGYVQALDEAGLTPFSTEYCGFTVSSGYEVAKRWIREDKLPTAIFSGDDFIALGVVQALREEGILVPQDISVVGFDDQQFVGEFYPRLTTVRQPEAQMGNIGVDLLLKMINGEVMPPAVTKLAPQLLIRESTASVRLT; this is translated from the coding sequence ATGAACATTCATGATGTAGCCAAAAAGTCGGGGCTCTCGGTGGTGACTGTATCCAGAGTCCTTAACAATTCACCCTCTGTACGTGAAGGCAACCGCCAGAAAGTGCTGAATGCGATAGAGGAATTAAATTATCAGCCCAATTCAGCGGCGCGGAGTCTGGTGCGCGGCAAGACCGGAGTCATCGGGATGTCGATTAACAACTTTAACGATTCATTCTATGACCGGGTGATTCGCGTAGTGAACCGGAAGCTGGCAGAGCAGGGATACTTCCTGGCCCTGTCCATCGCCGAGAATGACGATGATGGGGTGAACTTCCTGTTCCAGAAGGACCGCGTGGACGGGATTATCCTGTTGTCTCCGCTGGAGGAGAAGGAATATGTGGAGGAGCTGAAGCGTAAGAACATTCCGGTTGTTCTGCTCGATAACCAGTTCCAGCATGAGGATGTTCCCAGTGTCCTCGTGGATAACTACCAGGGAGGGTACGAAGCGACAAGGCACTTGATTAGTCTTGGACACACTCAGATCGCTTATATCGGCGGCCCTTCGGAGTTCCTGAGTGTAACCGAGCGCAAACGGGGATATGTCCAGGCGCTGGATGAAGCGGGACTAACGCCCTTTAGCACGGAATATTGCGGCTTTACGGTAAGCAGCGGTTATGAGGTGGCCAAGCGATGGATTCGTGAAGATAAGCTGCCTACAGCCATTTTTTCGGGAGACGACTTTATTGCCCTCGGGGTTGTTCAAGCGCTGCGCGAGGAGGGGATTCTGGTGCCTCAGGATATCTCAGTCGTCGGCTTTGATGATCAGCAGTTCGTAGGTGAATTCTACCCGCGGCTCACGACGGTCAGACAGCCGGAGGCGCAGATGGGCAATATCGGCGTAGACTTACTGCTGAAAATGATCAATGGGGAGGTGATGCCGCCTGCGGTAACGAAGCTTGCTCCTCAGCTTCTCATCCGTGAATCTACCGCTTCTGTTCGATTAACTTGA
- a CDS encoding helix-turn-helix domain-containing protein: MKGNEHHSKFLLTHREREVFELLVQDKTTRDIAGLLFISEKTVRNHISNVMQKLNVKGRSQAVVELIKLGELKI, translated from the coding sequence TTGAAGGGCAACGAACATCATAGCAAATTTTTGCTGACGCATCGTGAACGCGAAGTATTCGAGCTTCTTGTGCAGGACAAAACTACACGGGATATTGCCGGACTGTTATTCATCAGCGAAAAAACCGTCCGCAACCACATCTCAAACGTAATGCAAAAATTAAACGTAAAAGGCCGTTCGCAAGCGGTTGTCGAGCTGATCAAGCTTGGGGAGCTGAAAATATAG
- a CDS encoding LacI family DNA-binding transcriptional regulator codes for MANIKEIARMAGVSVTTVSRVLNNHPYVSKDKRAAVLQTIEQLDYTRNMNAVHLITGRTGAVAVILPYIHAFYFSIIMNGLAHEALLSQYRLILCQSNYLEEEEIKVLEMLRHKEIDGVVIVSTALKPDIIEEYTAYGPVVTCQDNGERRFSSVYIEHYAAFKEGLEYLTGKGYRSIGYCEGRSNGSSAVIRQAAYREFIAEHKLAFEEEWMIYDCTTEEDGAAVAQSLLKMPQRPEAMIITGDHVAAGLIIEARRASLSIPGDLAVMGFDNQPIGRLLQITTMDNHLYEMGAAAFRIIHEQIHSEHPKPVYRKLDYRIIERSTV; via the coding sequence GTGGCTAATATTAAAGAAATCGCCCGGATGGCCGGAGTATCTGTAACGACCGTCTCACGGGTGCTCAATAATCATCCGTATGTCAGCAAGGACAAAAGAGCCGCTGTATTGCAAACGATTGAGCAGCTCGACTATACCCGCAATATGAACGCCGTTCATCTGATTACCGGACGTACCGGTGCGGTGGCGGTGATCCTGCCGTATATTCATGCTTTTTATTTCTCGATTATTATGAATGGACTTGCCCACGAGGCGCTGCTCTCGCAATACCGGCTGATTCTGTGCCAGAGCAATTACCTGGAGGAAGAAGAAATCAAAGTGCTGGAGATGCTGCGCCATAAAGAGATTGACGGTGTCGTGATTGTATCTACTGCGCTGAAGCCGGACATCATCGAGGAGTATACGGCCTACGGTCCAGTTGTCACTTGCCAGGACAACGGAGAGCGGCGCTTCTCTTCTGTCTATATTGAGCATTATGCGGCTTTCAAGGAAGGGCTGGAGTACTTGACCGGCAAAGGTTACCGCTCCATCGGATATTGCGAAGGAAGGAGTAACGGCAGCAGCGCCGTGATCCGGCAGGCTGCTTACCGCGAATTCATTGCTGAGCATAAGCTGGCTTTTGAAGAGGAATGGATGATCTATGACTGTACAACGGAGGAAGACGGCGCAGCCGTTGCACAATCCCTGCTGAAGATGCCACAGCGGCCGGAAGCCATGATTATTACGGGAGACCATGTAGCTGCCGGGCTGATTATTGAAGCGCGCAGAGCCAGCCTCAGCATCCCTGGGGACCTCGCAGTTATGGGCTTCGATAACCAGCCGATTGGACGTCTGCTTCAAATCACCACCATGGACAACCACCTGTATGAGATGGGGGCCGCCGCCTTCCGCATTATCCATGAGCAGATTCACTCGGAGCACCCGAAGCCGGTCTACCGCAAGCTGGACTACCGGATTATTGAGCGGTCCACGGTGTAG
- the efeO gene encoding iron uptake system protein EfeO translates to MKIGYAVPAGLLAASLLFAGCAGKDNSNNDGNNGNSGNNSGNNAAAQAGSGAESVAKAGGETNADFTTAIDEYRKYVIEQCDEFVKQTEGFTNAVKAGKLDEAKALYAPARMHYERIEPIAEALGDLDPNIDARENDVDAADWRGFHKIEQALWQNNTTGGMTDVADRLLKDAQLLRAKVETAGIDANLLVTGAVELLNEVSSSKVTGEEERYSHTDLYDFVANVEGAQKIYELLKPELAKKDPALEQTIGERFTALMNELAPFKSGEGYVSYETLKPEEVRRLSQNLDALAEPLSNMGTILGV, encoded by the coding sequence ATGAAAATAGGCTATGCAGTACCTGCGGGTCTGCTTGCAGCGTCCCTCCTGTTTGCCGGATGTGCGGGCAAGGACAACAGTAATAACGATGGCAACAATGGCAACAGTGGTAACAACTCAGGGAATAATGCTGCAGCCCAGGCAGGCAGCGGGGCAGAAAGTGTAGCGAAGGCCGGAGGTGAGACGAATGCAGATTTCACCACTGCCATTGACGAATACCGCAAATATGTCATTGAACAATGCGACGAGTTCGTTAAACAGACCGAGGGCTTCACGAATGCCGTCAAGGCGGGCAAGCTGGATGAAGCCAAGGCGCTGTATGCTCCGGCACGCATGCATTATGAGCGGATCGAGCCGATCGCCGAAGCGCTCGGAGACCTGGACCCGAACATTGATGCCCGTGAGAATGATGTAGATGCTGCAGACTGGCGCGGCTTCCATAAGATTGAACAGGCTCTCTGGCAGAACAATACAACGGGGGGCATGACGGATGTCGCGGACCGTCTGCTGAAGGATGCGCAGCTGCTGCGCGCCAAGGTAGAAACTGCCGGAATCGATGCCAATCTGCTCGTTACCGGGGCTGTTGAGCTGCTGAATGAGGTCTCCTCCTCCAAAGTAACGGGGGAAGAGGAGCGTTATTCCCATACGGATTTGTATGATTTTGTGGCGAATGTGGAGGGAGCACAGAAGATCTATGAGCTGCTGAAGCCGGAGCTGGCCAAAAAAGACCCGGCCCTTGAGCAAACCATCGGCGAACGGTTCACCGCCTTAATGAATGAGCTGGCGCCGTTCAAATCGGGGGAGGGCTACGTCTCTTACGAAACGCTCAAACCGGAGGAGGTCCGCAGGTTAAGCCAGAATCTCGACGCCTTGGCTGAGCCGCTATCCAACATGGGAACGATTCTGGGAGTGTGA
- the efeB gene encoding iron uptake transporter deferrochelatase/peroxidase subunit: MNKKDKNSRSQADADHGIPAPGTQLFNTKLSRRDMLRLTGASGLGLLLGGGGVGGIMAARQAAGRAVPAAAASGQNEEQADTIPFYGKHQAGILTPAQNFLCFASFDLTTARISDVQKLMQAWTAAAAALTSGTMIGTANDKPNLPPTDTGEADGLTPSKCTLTFGAGPALFDSRFGLSGKRPASFTELPAFTGDSLEPQWCGGDLCVQACADDMQVAFHAIRNLARIARGTAVLRWTQEGFQRSGSADPSGGTPRNLLGFKDGTGNPDVTDDAQMRNIVWSGSADGPAWMNGGAYLALRRVRFRIEVWDRSSLSDQEATFGRHRQSGAPIGAGDEFAELDLEAADAAGKPLIPPDSHSALAHGDGSVQMLRRSYSYSSGMDLKTGQLDAGLVFISFQKDLMKQFVSIQQRLAKNDRLNEYMVHTGSAVFACFPGVREGGYIGELLLEG; encoded by the coding sequence ATGAACAAGAAAGATAAGAATTCCCGGAGTCAAGCTGACGCGGATCATGGCATTCCTGCGCCGGGGACCCAGCTGTTCAACACCAAATTAAGCCGCCGCGATATGCTGCGGCTTACCGGTGCCTCGGGTCTCGGGCTGCTGCTCGGCGGAGGCGGTGTGGGCGGCATTATGGCTGCACGCCAGGCAGCAGGACGGGCGGTCCCGGCCGCCGCAGCCTCCGGGCAGAATGAAGAACAGGCGGATACGATCCCCTTCTACGGTAAGCACCAGGCGGGGATTCTTACCCCTGCGCAGAATTTTCTATGCTTCGCTTCATTTGATCTGACGACTGCCAGGATCAGTGACGTGCAGAAGCTTATGCAAGCCTGGACTGCCGCCGCCGCTGCCCTGACTTCGGGCACGATGATCGGCACAGCGAACGACAAGCCCAATCTTCCGCCTACCGACACCGGCGAGGCGGATGGGCTCACCCCTTCCAAGTGTACGCTTACCTTCGGGGCAGGTCCGGCCTTGTTCGACAGCCGCTTCGGCCTCTCCGGCAAACGGCCCGCCTCCTTCACCGAGCTCCCGGCATTCACAGGGGACAGCTTGGAGCCGCAGTGGTGCGGCGGCGATCTCTGTGTGCAGGCCTGCGCGGACGATATGCAGGTGGCGTTCCATGCCATCCGCAATCTGGCCCGCATCGCCCGGGGCACGGCGGTGCTGCGCTGGACACAGGAAGGCTTCCAGCGCAGCGGCAGCGCCGACCCGTCAGGCGGCACCCCGCGTAATCTGCTCGGCTTCAAGGACGGCACGGGGAATCCGGACGTCACCGATGACGCGCAGATGCGAAATATCGTCTGGAGCGGCAGTGCCGATGGCCCGGCCTGGATGAACGGGGGCGCGTATCTTGCGCTGCGCCGCGTCCGTTTCCGTATTGAGGTCTGGGACCGCTCCTCGCTGAGCGATCAGGAGGCCACCTTCGGGCGGCACCGGCAGAGCGGCGCACCGATTGGAGCCGGGGATGAATTCGCCGAGCTGGATCTGGAAGCAGCCGATGCTGCCGGCAAGCCGCTCATCCCGCCGGACTCCCATTCCGCTCTCGCCCACGGAGACGGCTCGGTCCAAATGCTGCGGCGCTCCTACTCCTATTCCAGCGGCATGGATCTTAAGACCGGACAGCTCGATGCCGGTCTGGTATTCATCAGCTTCCAAAAGGACCTGATGAAGCAGTTCGTCAGCATCCAGCAGCGCCTCGCCAAAAATGACCGGCTGAATGAATATATGGTTCACACCGGCAGCGCCGTCTTCGCCTGCTTCCCGGGTGTACGCGAAGGCGGCTATATCGGGGAGCTGCTGCTCGAGGGATGA